In the Deinococcus sp. NW-56 genome, CCCGCCTGCACCCGGTCGGGCGGCTGGGCCGCGCCGAGGAGGTGGCGAGCGTGATCGCCTTTCTCGCCTCGGACGAGGCCTCCTTCGTGACGGGCGCGGAGTTCGTGGTGGACGGCGGGTACACGGCCCAGTGACCACAGCCCAGGGAACATGGCCCAGGGAGCGGGGAGAAAGGAGGGGAGGACCGTGGACCTGACCGTGGGCGAGGCGGCGAGCAGGCCGGGGACGGGCCTCGGGGCAGACGCACCGCTGAGTGCCGCCGTGGAGACGATGGAACGCTCGGGGCAGCGCCGGGTGCCCGTGCTGCGGGAAGGCCGGGTGGTGGGGATCGTGACCGCCGGGGACGTGCGGCGGCACCTGTCGCGGCTCGCCGGGGGCCGCTCCGCCTGGGACTTCGCCGCCGCGCTGGGGCGCACGTGCGTGGAGGACGTGATGACGGCCCCGGCCCTGACCGCGCAGCCTGACGAGCCGCTGGGGGCGGCGATCTCCCGGATGCTGGACGCGGGGGTGGAGGCCCTGCCGGTCCTCGACCCGGCGGGCGGGCTGGCGGGGATGCTCACCCGGCGGGACGTGCTGCGGGCCGGGGTGCGCCGCGCCCGCCTGACCTGGGGGCTGGTGGCCC is a window encoding:
- a CDS encoding HPP family protein translates to MDLTVGEAASRPGTGLGADAPLSAAVETMERSGQRRVPVLREGRVVGIVTAGDVRRHLSRLAGGRSAWDFAAALGRTCVEDVMTAPALTAQPDEPLGAAISRMLDAGVEALPVLDPAGGLAGMLTRRDVLRAGVRRARLTWGLVAQQMTRAVRTVAPDTPATEAARELRETGLHVLPVLEGERLVGVIHARDLAAEAERGEAAPGSRSPEGSRVLQGRAVRELMRPPSGYLLESDPLHTALVRMLDRDVYGLPVISEGGRLLGVVTVTDVLSAVAGRTRAPAP